One Salvelinus sp. IW2-2015 unplaced genomic scaffold, ASM291031v2 Un_scaffold1753, whole genome shotgun sequence DNA segment encodes these proteins:
- the LOC112071870 gene encoding G-protein coupled receptor 22-like translates to MHILPPLEREEGTMSNVTVTDNAAEPISRTMSPATPYPYPYPISFQVSLTGFLMLEIVLGLSSNLTVLALYCMKSNLISSVSNIVTMNLHVLDVLVCVCCIPLTMVVLLLSLEGDTALVCCFHEACVSFASVGTAANVLAITLDRYDISVKPANRVLTMGRALALLATIWVLSFLSFLVPFIEVGFFAPGQSELNQTLTDVVTVAHTNQYYTELGLYYHLLVQIPIFFFTAVVMLVTYSKILQALNIRIGTRFHTASQKKKARRKKRPSMTAMTSQATDGATDPSEPSGRALPPMGMRTSVSLIIALRRAVKRHRERRERQKRVFRMSLLIVSTFLLCWTPITALNTVILTVGPSDFTVKLRLGFLVMAYGTTIFHPLLYAFTRQKFQKVLKSKMKKRVVSIIEADPLPNNAVIRNSWIDPKRNKKVTINEDAEARQKCLQSSEDAVE, encoded by the exons ATGCATATCCTTCCCCctctggagagagaagaaggaaccATGAGCAACGTCACTGTCACCGACAACGCAGCCGAGCCCATCAGCAGAACCATGTCTCCAGCCACGCCCTACCCATACCCCTACCCCATCTCCTTCCAG GTGTCCCTGACCGGCTTCCTGATGCTGGAGATCGTACTGGGCCTGAGCTCCAACCTCACCGTGCTGGCCCTGTACTGTATGAAGTCCAACCTGATCTCCTCGGTCTCCAACATCGTCACCATGAACCTTCACGTCCTggatgtgttagtgtgtgtctgcTGTATCCCACTGACCATGGTGGTGTTGCTGTTGTCTCTGGAGGGGGATACAGCCTTGGTTTGTTGCTTCCACGAGGCCTGTGTGTCATTCGCTAGTGTCGGCACGGCAGCCAACGTACTCGCCATTACCCTGGACCGGTACGACATCTCTGTGAAACCGGCAAATAGAGTCCTAACGATGGGCCGAGCCCTGGCTCTGCTGGCCACCATTTGGGTGCTGTCGTTCCTCAGTTTCCTGGTGCCTTTCATAGAGGTGGGGTTCTTCGCCCCAGGCCAGTCGGAGCTGAACCAGACTCTAACGGATGTAGTCACAGTGGCCCACACCAACCAATACTACACAGAGTTAGGACTCTACTATCACCTACTGGTCCAGATACCCATCTTCTTCTTCACTGCTGTTGTGATGCTCGTCACCTATTCCAAGATCCTCCAAGCGCTCAACATCCGCATTGGGACACGCTTTCACACAGCGTCGCAGAAGAAGAAGGCCAGGAGGAAAAAACGTCCCTCCATGACGGCTATGACGTCACAGGCGACGGACGGGGCCACGGACCCATCCGAGCCCAGCGGACGTGCTCTCCCCCCGATGGGCATGCGGACCTCCGTCTCCCTCATCATTGCGTTGAGACGAGCGGTTAAACGCCACCGGGAGCGACGAGAACGCCAGAAACGAGTCTTCAGGATGTCGCTGCTCATCGTGTCGACCTTCCTGCTCTGCTGGACTCCCATAACTGCCCTCAACACGGTCATCTTGACCGTAGGCCCCAGCGACTTCACGGTCAAGCTGCGGTTGGGCTTCCTGGTCATGGCATACGGGACGACCATCTTCCATCCGCTTCTCTACGCCTTCACCAGGCAGAAGTTCCAGAAG GTTCTGAAGAGTAAGATGAAGAAGAGGGTGGTGAGCATCATAGAGGCCGACCCGCTGCCCAACAACGCGGTCATACGTAACTCCTGGATTGACCCCAAAAGGAACAAGAAGGTCACCATCAACGAGGACGCCGAGGCCAGGCAAAAATGTCTGCAGTCTTCAGAGGACGCTGTGGAATGA